One region of Salvia miltiorrhiza cultivar Shanhuang (shh) chromosome 3, IMPLAD_Smil_shh, whole genome shotgun sequence genomic DNA includes:
- the LOC131014350 gene encoding pectin acetylesterase 12 isoform X2 — protein sequence MSCVISCISICLDGTIPGYHLHRGFGTGANSWLIQLEGGGWCNNLRSCIYRKKTHRGSSTLFEKQIPFTGLLSNKAEDNPDFFNWNRVKIRYCDGASFAGDSENKAAGLHFRGQRIWRAAIEDLMSKGMHNANQALLSGCSAGGLASILHCDEFRSLFPGSTKVKCLSDAGLFMDAADVSGGRTMRSFFGGVVSLQGVKENLPSTCTNHLDPTSCFFPQNLIAGIKTPLFILNAAYDSWQVQESLAPSTADPQGTWHDCKLNNERCSASQIEFLQDFRNRMLSAVRGFSASRQNGLFLNSCFAHCQSERQDTWFADDSPVINNKPVALAVGDWFFDRATVKAIDCAYPCDRTCHNLVFK from the exons ATGAGCTGTGTTATTTCTTGTATAAGCA TATGTTTGGACGGAACGATACCGGGCTATCACTTGCATCGTGGGTTTGGAACAGGAGCAAACAGTTGGCTCATCCAGCTAGAG GGTGGAGGCTGGTGCAACAATTTAAGATCATGTATTTACCGTAAAAAGACACATCGTGGATCATCCACATTATTTGAGAAGCAAATTCCATTTACAGGGTTACTTAGCAACAAGGCTGAAGATAATCCCG ACTTCTTTAACTGGAATAGAGTAAAGATTCGCTATTGTGACGGGGCTTCCTTTGCCGGGGACAGTGAAAATAAG GCTGCAGGTTTGCATTTTAGAGGGCAACGAATATGGCGGGCTGCAATTGAGGACCTGATGTCAAAGGGCATGCACAATGCGAATCAA GCTCTTCTTTCTGGTTGCTCCGCTGGTGGTTTGGCTTCTATATTGCATTGTGATGAATTTCGAAGTCTGTTTCCTGGAAGTACCAAAGTGAAGTGCCTGAGTGATGCTGGATTATTCATGGATGC CGCTGATGTATCTGGTGGACGCACAATGAGAAGTTTCTTTGGTGGCGTTGTTAGCTTGCAG GGTGTTAAGGAAAACCTTCCGAGCACTTGCACCAACCACTTGGATCCAACTTCA TGTTTCTTCCCTCAGAATCTGATTGCCGGCATCAAAACCCCTTTGTTTATTCTTAATGCTGCCTATGATTCGTGGCAG GTCCAAGAAAGCTTGGCTCCTTCAACTGCTGATCCTCAAGGCACCTGGCATGATTGTAAATTGAACAACGAACGATGTTCGGCATCACAGATCGAATTTCTACAGG ATTTCAGGAATCGTATGCTGAGTGCAGTTCGAGGCTTTTCAGCCTCGAGACAGAACGGGTTATTTTTGAATTCTTGTTTCGCTCACTGCCAGTCAGAAAGGCAGGATACTTGGTTTGCCGATGATTCTCCCGTGATTAACAACAAG CCGGTTGCGCTTGCCGTTGGAGATTGGTTCTTCGATCGAGCTACTGTGAAGGCTATCGACTGTGCATACCCGTGCGATAGGACCTGTCACAATCTGGTATTCAAATGA
- the LOC131014350 gene encoding pectin acetylesterase 12 isoform X1 — protein sequence MGKLVEIGAVFCVLFVLSKWGAESLELDALFSGNSSSDVSFLESMSHLESVYGVAAAAVPPDALMVGLTLVQGAAAKGAVCLDGTIPGYHLHRGFGTGANSWLIQLEGGGWCNNLRSCIYRKKTHRGSSTLFEKQIPFTGLLSNKAEDNPDFFNWNRVKIRYCDGASFAGDSENKAAGLHFRGQRIWRAAIEDLMSKGMHNANQALLSGCSAGGLASILHCDEFRSLFPGSTKVKCLSDAGLFMDAADVSGGRTMRSFFGGVVSLQGVKENLPSTCTNHLDPTSCFFPQNLIAGIKTPLFILNAAYDSWQVQESLAPSTADPQGTWHDCKLNNERCSASQIEFLQDFRNRMLSAVRGFSASRQNGLFLNSCFAHCQSERQDTWFADDSPVINNKPVALAVGDWFFDRATVKAIDCAYPCDRTCHNLVFK from the exons ATGGGGAAGCTGGTGGAGATTGGAGCTGTGTTTtgtgttttgtttgttttgagTAAATGGGGAGCTGAAAGTTTGGAACTTGATGCCTTGTTCAGTGGGAATAGCAGCTCAGATGTGTCATTCTTGGAGTCTATGTCGCATTTGGAGTCTGTTTATGGAGTTGCTGCTGCAGCTGTTCCTCCCGATGCTCTCATGGTGGGTCTCACTCTTGTTCAGGGAGCTGCTGCTAAAGGGGCTg TATGTTTGGACGGAACGATACCGGGCTATCACTTGCATCGTGGGTTTGGAACAGGAGCAAACAGTTGGCTCATCCAGCTAGAG GGTGGAGGCTGGTGCAACAATTTAAGATCATGTATTTACCGTAAAAAGACACATCGTGGATCATCCACATTATTTGAGAAGCAAATTCCATTTACAGGGTTACTTAGCAACAAGGCTGAAGATAATCCCG ACTTCTTTAACTGGAATAGAGTAAAGATTCGCTATTGTGACGGGGCTTCCTTTGCCGGGGACAGTGAAAATAAG GCTGCAGGTTTGCATTTTAGAGGGCAACGAATATGGCGGGCTGCAATTGAGGACCTGATGTCAAAGGGCATGCACAATGCGAATCAA GCTCTTCTTTCTGGTTGCTCCGCTGGTGGTTTGGCTTCTATATTGCATTGTGATGAATTTCGAAGTCTGTTTCCTGGAAGTACCAAAGTGAAGTGCCTGAGTGATGCTGGATTATTCATGGATGC CGCTGATGTATCTGGTGGACGCACAATGAGAAGTTTCTTTGGTGGCGTTGTTAGCTTGCAG GGTGTTAAGGAAAACCTTCCGAGCACTTGCACCAACCACTTGGATCCAACTTCA TGTTTCTTCCCTCAGAATCTGATTGCCGGCATCAAAACCCCTTTGTTTATTCTTAATGCTGCCTATGATTCGTGGCAG GTCCAAGAAAGCTTGGCTCCTTCAACTGCTGATCCTCAAGGCACCTGGCATGATTGTAAATTGAACAACGAACGATGTTCGGCATCACAGATCGAATTTCTACAGG ATTTCAGGAATCGTATGCTGAGTGCAGTTCGAGGCTTTTCAGCCTCGAGACAGAACGGGTTATTTTTGAATTCTTGTTTCGCTCACTGCCAGTCAGAAAGGCAGGATACTTGGTTTGCCGATGATTCTCCCGTGATTAACAACAAG CCGGTTGCGCTTGCCGTTGGAGATTGGTTCTTCGATCGAGCTACTGTGAAGGCTATCGACTGTGCATACCCGTGCGATAGGACCTGTCACAATCTGGTATTCAAATGA
- the LOC131014349 gene encoding protein NRT1/ PTR FAMILY 4.5-like: MGDDAEAGRSAQGKGGFKATSFIYALAALENMGVVANMVSLVLYFSYKMYFDLSTSANTLTNLMGSTYLLSIVGGFISDTYLNRFLTCVIFGTLEVLALSMMTIQAHSDSLLPKPCGKSSCVQGGVAVYFYATLCLLALGVGGVKGALPALGADQFDSKNPKEAKSLASYFNWLLLSSVAGSSVGVTFVVYVSTNKNNQNWWKGFLITAVAAFLGYVFLLIGKPFYRLHLPRDSPLTRLTQVVVVAVKNSRLSLPDSPNELYEINEKDSETSAPKIAHTQEFRWLDKAAIVGANTEPSAWKVCTVTQVEEVKIIARMVPIIGSTIILNTCMAQLQTFSVQQGYRMDAHLGSFQVPAASIPVIPLLFMIILIPVYDRLFVPFARGLTNHPSGITQLQRVGVGLVLSAVSMGVAALVEVKRKNQSLKNPMQPISLFWLAFQYGIFGIADMFTLVGSLEFFYKEAPAGMRSLSTSFTWISQSFGYFLSSVFVDTINSVTRRVAPSRQGWLQGQDLDRNNLNLFYWFLAILSALNFFNYLFWATRYTYKSDDQENSDSSEEHRSEVPFLKEEEQASKALEERNGKW; the protein is encoded by the exons ATG GGGGATGACGCGGAGGCCGGCCGGAGCGCCCAAGGCAAAGGTGGATTCAAAGCCACCTCTTTCATATATG CTCTGGCGGCATTGGAGAATATGGGAGTGGTGGCGAACATGGTGAGCTTGGTGCTCTACTTCTCTTACAAGATGTATTTCGATCTGTCCACGTCAGCAAACACTCTGACAAACCTCATGGGATCGACTTACCTGCTCTCCATCGTCGGCGGCTTCATCTCCGACACTTACCTCAACAGGTTCCTCACCTGCGTCATTTTCGGCACGCTTGAAGTCCTC GCTCTATCGATGATGACAATTCAAGCCCACAGTGACAGTTTGCTGCCCAAGCCTTGTGGCAAGTCGAGCTGCGTCCAAGGTGGCGTCGCCGTCTATTTCTACGCGACCTTGTGCTTGCTCGCGCTGGGCGTCGGCGGGGTCAAAGGCGCCCTTCCCGCCCTCGGCGCCGACCAATTTGACTCCAAGAATCCCAAGGAAGCCAAGTCACTCGCCAGCTACTTCAACTGGCTCTTGCTCAGCTCCGTCGCCGGCTCCTCTGTTGGCGTTACTTTCGTCGTCTATGTCTCCACCAATAAGAACAACCAAAACTGGTGGAAGGGTTTCCTCATCACCGCCGTCGCTGCATTCCTCGGCTACGTCTTTCTTCTCATCGGGAAACCTTTTTACCGCCTTCACCTCCCCAGGGATAGCCCTCTTACCAGACTCACACAGGTTGTAGTTGTCGCCGTCAAAAATAGCCGATTATCTCTTCCCGATAGTCCTAACGAGTTATACGAAATCAACGAAAAGGATTCTGAAACAAGTGCACCCAAAATTGCACATACCCAAGAATTCAG GTGGTTAGACAAAGCAGCAATCGTGGGCGCAAACACAGAGCCGTCAGCGTGGAAAGTGTGCACGGTGACGCAAGTGGAGGAAGTGAAAATCATAGCAAGAATGGTGCCAATCATAGGCAGCACCATAATCTTGAACACATGCATGGCGCAGCTGCAAACCTTCTCGGTGCAGCAAGGATACCGCATGGATGCGCATCTGGGTTCGTTCCAAGTCCCCGCGGCGTCCATCCCGGTCATCCCGCTCCTCTTCATGATCATCCTCATCCCCGTCTACGACCGCCTCTTCGTCCCCTTCGCCCGCGGCCTCACCAACCACCCCTCCGGCATCACGCAGCTGCAGCGGGTCGGCGTGGGCCTCGTGCTCTCCGCCGTCTCCATGGGCGTGGCGGCGCTCGTGGAGGTCAAGCGGAAGAATCAGTCCCTCAAGAATCCGATGCAGCCCATCAGCCTCTTCTGGCTGGCCTTCCAGTACGGCATCTTCGGCATCGCCGACATGTTCACGCTGGTCGGCTCGCTGGAGTTCTTCTACAAGGAGGCGCCCGCCGGGATGAGGTCGCTCTCCACCTCCTTCACATGGATCTCGCAGTCGTTTGGGTATTTCTTGAGCAGCGTGTTCGTGGACACCATCAACTCGGTCACACGCCGCGTCGCGCCCAGCCGCCAGGGATGGTTGCAAGGCCAGGACTTGGACAGGAACAATTTGAATCTCTTCTACTGGTTTCTGGCGATCTTGAGCGCCCTCAACTTCTTCAACTACCTGTTTTGGGCGACGCGCTACACATACAAAAGCGATGATCAAGAGAATTCGGATAGCTCAGAGGAGCACCGCTCCGAGGTGCCGTTCCTCAAAGAGGAGGAGCAAGCGTCCAAGGCGCTGGAGGAACGAAACGGGAAATGGTGA